A section of the Clostridium sp. TW13 genome encodes:
- a CDS encoding FtsX-like permease family protein yields the protein MTIRNIAIKNIKGNLNKYVMYYISNVIVVTIFFIFANFIFNPQISKVNPNTGSMGQMASEMMYLCEFVIVLFTFIFTRYSISNFLKSREKEFGLLAMFGLTKGQIRRYVMLENLIISMASIFTGIVFGILFSKLFFLAVAVILDLNSEIPFGISIKAIVITVVCFFIVFQLISFITSFKIKNNNIIELLKGERIPKITPKFSRIKATIGILLIISGYVVGIFSKALIIMTMFPILIVVIIGTYLLFSQFSVYLTSRLQRNKRVYYKGINFITLSQIVYKLKDNSKILFITSILSGITLAASVAVYSVEKIAMSTCEDNCPQDISFIEQGVNSHRVVSMNKVEDILKKSNFSIKFKNKVELLKGKNSDKFKNKKNIYGIALNSTDFNIMSQSSFNALARQYSQKTLKLNNDEVVIYTYDLNSNIGFEQQSLPFGSKKVVNVEIEGVINHWNLKENIRGGIINADKKNSNTLVINDSTFYSLWNNAADNERYIFYSYNIQHSFKAANAVEQINNLVGKEQKDFYFERVTSMATLMQMLSVILFIGTFVSAIFFIATGSILYFKMFNEIQKDKQEFIGLKKIGVTTEEIKKIVSIQIFIMFFLPLTVALLHAVFAVKSLGILYAKYFIFIAAIYLIFQTIYYVFAKWMYVRQINRWKM from the coding sequence ATGACAATCAGAAATATAGCGATTAAGAACATTAAAGGAAATCTAAATAAATATGTTATGTATTATATAAGCAATGTAATAGTTGTAACCATATTTTTTATATTTGCTAATTTTATTTTCAATCCTCAGATTAGTAAGGTGAATCCAAACACAGGGAGTATGGGGCAAATGGCTTCTGAGATGATGTACTTATGTGAATTTGTTATTGTATTATTTACTTTTATATTTACTAGATACTCTATTTCTAACTTTCTAAAATCAAGAGAAAAAGAGTTTGGACTCTTGGCTATGTTTGGTTTAACAAAAGGTCAAATTAGACGATATGTTATGCTTGAAAATTTAATTATATCTATGGCTTCTATTTTTACTGGTATTGTTTTTGGAATACTGTTTTCAAAGTTATTTTTTTTAGCAGTGGCTGTGATTTTAGATTTAAATTCAGAAATTCCGTTTGGCATATCTATCAAAGCTATAGTTATAACAGTAGTATGCTTTTTTATAGTATTTCAACTAATAAGTTTTATTACAAGCTTTAAGATAAAGAATAATAATATAATAGAGCTGTTAAAGGGTGAAAGGATACCTAAAATTACACCTAAGTTCTCTAGAATAAAGGCAACAATAGGAATATTGTTAATAATTTCAGGTTATGTAGTTGGAATATTTTCAAAGGCACTTATTATTATGACTATGTTTCCAATACTTATAGTTGTTATTATTGGAACTTACCTTTTATTTTCTCAGTTCAGCGTATATTTAACTAGTAGACTTCAAAGGAATAAAAGAGTTTATTATAAAGGAATAAATTTTATAACTTTGTCTCAAATAGTATATAAATTAAAAGATAATTCAAAGATATTATTTATTACATCTATACTTAGCGGCATTACGTTGGCAGCATCAGTTGCAGTGTATTCGGTGGAAAAAATAGCTATGTCAACTTGTGAAGATAATTGCCCTCAAGATATAAGTTTTATAGAACAAGGCGTCAATTCTCATAGGGTTGTAAGCATGAATAAGGTTGAAGATATATTAAAGAAAAGCAATTTTTCAATAAAATTTAAAAACAAAGTAGAACTTTTAAAAGGAAAAAATTCTGACAAATTTAAAAATAAAAAAAATATTTATGGAATAGCGCTGAATTCAACTGACTTTAATATAATGTCTCAAAGTAGTTTTAATGCTTTAGCTAGACAATATAGTCAAAAGACCTTAAAATTAAATAATGATGAAGTAGTTATATATACTTATGATCTAAATAGTAACATTGGTTTTGAGCAACAATCATTACCTTTTGGAAGTAAAAAGGTGGTAAATGTAGAGATAGAAGGAGTAATCAACCATTGGAATTTAAAAGAAAATATTAGAGGTGGAATAATAAATGCTGATAAGAAGAATTCAAATACTTTAGTAATTAATGATAGTACTTTTTATAGCTTGTGGAATAATGCTGCTGATAATGAGAGATATATATTTTATAGTTATAATATACAACATAGTTTTAAGGCTGCAAATGCTGTAGAGCAAATAAACAATCTAGTAGGGAAAGAGCAAAAAGACTTCTATTTTGAAAGAGTAACGAGTATGGCAACATTAATGCAAATGCTATCAGTAATACTATTTATAGGAACTTTTGTTTCTGCAATTTTCTTTATAGCTACAGGTAGTATATTGTACTTTAAAATGTTTAATGAAATCCAAAAAGACAAGCAGGAGTTTATAGGATTGAAAAAGATTGGAGTAACAACAGAAGAAATAAAGAAAATAGTAAGCATTCAGATTTTTATAATGTTCTTTTTACCATTAACAGTAGCTTTATTGCATGCAGTGTTTGCAGTAAAATCATTAGGTATTTTATATGCAAAATATTTCATATTCATTGCTGCAATATATTTGATATTTCAAACAATATATTATGTATTTGCAAAATGGATGTATGTAAGACAAATCAATAGATGGAAAATGTGA
- a CDS encoding ABC transporter ATP-binding protein — protein MSVLRAENITKIYGGKKGGIMFKALDKFTLKIEKGEFVGVMGPSGSGKTTLLNIMATIDSPSSGELFINGTNPTKLNEKDTALFRRKELGFIFQDFNLLDSLSVKENIILPLVLSKQKVKEIESRLDEMSTLLNIKDILNKKPYEISGGQQQRAACARALIHNPSVILADEPTGNLDSKASQDVMETLTNLNQKKNATIMMVTHDPFSASFCDRIVMIKDGRYFLEIVNGGNRQAFFKEIMDALSLLGGRTTNNFSL, from the coding sequence ATGTCAGTTTTAAGAGCAGAAAATATAACAAAAATATATGGGGGAAAAAAGGGAGGAATAATGTTTAAGGCCTTAGATAAGTTCACCTTAAAAATAGAGAAAGGTGAATTTGTAGGGGTGATGGGGCCGTCTGGTAGTGGTAAAACCACATTACTTAACATAATGGCAACTATTGATAGTCCTTCATCTGGAGAGTTATTTATAAATGGAACAAATCCTACAAAGTTAAATGAAAAGGATACAGCATTATTTAGGAGAAAGGAGCTTGGTTTTATATTTCAAGATTTTAATCTTTTAGATTCATTATCAGTTAAGGAGAATATAATTTTGCCTCTTGTATTATCTAAACAAAAGGTTAAAGAAATAGAAAGCAGATTAGACGAAATGTCAACTCTTTTAAATATTAAAGATATTTTAAACAAAAAGCCTTATGAAATTTCAGGAGGACAACAACAAAGAGCAGCTTGTGCAAGAGCTTTGATACATAATCCTTCTGTAATTCTTGCAGATGAGCCTACAGGAAATCTTGATTCTAAAGCGTCACAGGATGTTATGGAAACACTTACAAATTTGAACCAGAAAAAGAATGCTACAATAATGATGGTTACTCATGATCCTTTTTCAGCTAGTTTTTGCGACAGGATAGTTATGATAAAGGATGGGAGATATTTTTTAGAGATTGTAAATGGGGGTAATAGACAAGCCTTCTTTAAAGAGATTATGGATGCTCTTTCACTTTTAGGTGGAAGAACAACAAATAATTTTTCATTATAG
- a CDS encoding sensor histidine kinase: MKFEDFLKDKISYAITYFIGISLVMLIMDLSTFIKLSYFSIENCVYAYIVSIVIFIIFLIYEYSKVRSFYNRLGEILNCENIIDAIINVGEVRTAEENIFKNILTRLHKIYEKELYKYQDMQKQYLTFINQWVHQMKTPVSVINLILQEENFEEAKESFESIGEENEKITQGLNIMLYNARINEFNHDFNVEDIDLTVLARKVINDNKKSFIKSRIFPKVLGNETKVYTDKKWAYFVINQIIINAIKYTNASFKDAKSINISIEDRKDNVLLSIEDNGIGIPREDLGRVFDAFFTGKNGRKTSESTGMGLYLSKRICDELGHKLHVESKEGDGTNFFIVFNKEKNIFKI, encoded by the coding sequence ATGAAATTTGAAGATTTTCTAAAGGACAAGATATCTTACGCAATAACATATTTTATAGGGATTTCTTTAGTAATGCTAATAATGGATCTATCTACTTTCATTAAGCTATCTTATTTTTCAATAGAAAATTGTGTCTATGCCTATATTGTTTCAATAGTTATTTTTATTATATTTTTGATATATGAGTATTCTAAAGTGAGAAGTTTTTATAACAGACTTGGAGAAATACTTAATTGTGAAAATATTATAGATGCAATTATAAATGTTGGAGAAGTTAGAACAGCAGAGGAAAATATTTTTAAAAATATATTAACTAGATTACATAAAATTTATGAGAAAGAACTCTATAAATATCAAGATATGCAAAAACAGTATTTAACTTTTATTAATCAATGGGTACATCAAATGAAGACCCCTGTTTCAGTGATTAATTTAATTTTACAGGAAGAAAATTTTGAAGAGGCTAAAGAAAGTTTTGAGAGTATAGGGGAAGAAAATGAAAAGATAACACAAGGTCTTAATATTATGCTTTATAATGCAAGGATAAATGAGTTTAATCATGATTTTAATGTAGAGGATATTGATTTAACTGTTCTTGCAAGAAAAGTAATAAATGATAATAAAAAATCATTTATAAAAAGTAGAATTTTTCCTAAGGTATTAGGGAATGAGACAAAGGTTTATACAGATAAGAAATGGGCGTATTTTGTTATCAATCAAATTATAATTAATGCTATAAAATATACAAATGCAAGTTTTAAGGATGCAAAAAGTATAAATATAAGCATCGAAGATAGAAAAGATAATGTATTATTAAGCATAGAAGATAACGGCATTGGCATACCTAGAGAAGATTTAGGACGTGTATTTGATGCTTTTTTCACAGGGAAAAATGGAAGAAAAACTTCAGAATCAACAGGTATGGGTTTGTATTTATCAAAACGTATCTGTGATGAGCTTGGACACAAATTGCATGTTGAATCAAAAGAAGGAGATGGGACAAACTTTTTCATAGTCTTTAATAAAGAAAAGAACATTTTTAAAATATAA
- a CDS encoding response regulator transcription factor, with the protein MYSVMIIEDDKKMSELMKKHLEKYGYNIFLVEDFSKVTEEFIKYNPDLVLMDINLPFFDGFYWCRGIRVRSKVPIVFISARDSDMDQVMAIENGADDFIIKPFSFDVLLAKVKSVFRRVYGSYATGNSNVVKVGQLILHNDKNILEFRDKRSELTKNEFSLMLYLVKNINKIVSRDSLLEILWNDIDFIDDNTLSVNVTRLRKKLEEVGIINAIETKRGQGYVLVSNWEEGGISE; encoded by the coding sequence GTGTATAGCGTTATGATTATAGAGGATGATAAAAAAATGTCAGAACTTATGAAAAAACATTTGGAGAAGTATGGATATAATATATTTTTGGTTGAAGATTTTTCAAAAGTAACAGAAGAATTTATAAAATATAATCCAGATCTTGTTTTGATGGATATAAACTTGCCTTTTTTTGATGGGTTTTATTGGTGTAGAGGTATACGAGTTCGTTCCAAGGTACCAATAGTATTTATTTCAGCTAGAGATTCAGATATGGATCAAGTTATGGCCATAGAGAATGGAGCAGATGATTTTATAATAAAACCGTTCTCTTTTGATGTACTTTTGGCTAAGGTTAAAAGTGTTTTTAGAAGAGTGTATGGTAGCTATGCAACAGGTAATTCTAATGTAGTTAAGGTTGGTCAACTAATTCTACATAATGATAAAAATATTTTAGAGTTTAGAGATAAGAGGAGTGAACTTACAAAAAATGAATTTTCACTTATGCTTTATTTAGTGAAGAATATTAATAAAATAGTATCAAGAGATTCATTGCTTGAAATTCTTTGGAATGATATTGATTTTATTGATGATAATACTCTCTCTGTTAATGTTACTAGACTTAGAAAAAAGTTAGAAGAAGTAGGTATTATCAATGCTATAGAAACCAAAAGAGGACAAGGATATGTGTTGGTGAGTAATTGGGAAGAAGGCGGTATAAGTGAATAA
- a CDS encoding starch-binding protein, whose product MKLKKVRRLVASVVVFTTLFSTTIAEAATQKITKSLNTKITTTATTQTQNVLKVKVNDNGSVTYAEPSTQMTNEKKKFSWDNATVYFALTDRFNNGDTSNDHSYGRGLDKNGNVQAGYAGGPGAFQGGDLKGLTAKLKEGYFTKLGVNAIWITAPYEQIHGFTSGNDSGGQAQSNGKGFPYYGYHGYWALDYSNVDANMGTAQDLKEFVDTAHSQGVRVVMDIVLNHVGYATMKDVSEYGCGGLAAGWENYYYGPIANLVGGAVEATTYYNTSDPKWATKWWGPDFVRSSAGYAGYPKASEGAGWTDCLAGLPDIKTESTTEVGLPPLLETKWKREGRYDKEMASLDAFFKNRNLKRTPRNYVIKWLTDYIREYGIDGFRCDTANEVDFDSWAALNREAKVAFEEYKAKNPDKVLDKDAQFWTVGESWGHGVNKSAFYTSGGFDAMLNFGFKGINLSNMQSVYRDLSKVNNDDSFNVLSYISSHDDGLYNRDNLINGGTALLLAPGAVQIFYGDETARSLGWTDRFTSDYKDQTYRTFMNWSDLNDPNSKASVTLSHWQKVGQFRNNHLAVGAGKNIDLAASPYTFGRIYNKNGVSDRVVCAVGASGVTDVNVSGVFNDGAKVRDAYTGAMATVTNGKATFTADKNGVILIEKGDNSPDVSIEPNSTKYYTDTLNLTLYASSGATGTYSIDGGAEKSFVNGDSITIGQNVSYGTGTIVTIKASNSDGTATQTCTYTKMNPNFVSYVYFRKPQNYGTPKVYIYNDDGGQVTEVAKWPGVEMTLAHDDIYTYTLPKGFRNAKVIFTDGRTQMPGQGQPGLSLPDGDTMIYDNGVWKPYVDFILPQVSISQGSCTFYDSLTLKLGCKNATTATYSINGADPVVYSDGDPLVIGKNIAINAQVTVTLRASDGRNMDTETYTYTKIATPLPKISKAYCKRPQGWGTNMRVYIYNDTVSPIKEISKWPGVAMKSEGNDLYSYELPADWGDAKVIFTDGKNQTPGAGKAGLLLPTGSAMIYDNGNWQPYK is encoded by the coding sequence ATGAAGTTAAAAAAAGTTCGTAGGCTTGTGGCCTCAGTTGTGGTTTTTACCACATTATTCAGTACCACAATAGCTGAAGCAGCAACTCAAAAGATTACAAAATCACTCAATACTAAAATTACAACTACAGCTACAACTCAAACTCAAAATGTGTTAAAGGTTAAAGTTAATGATAATGGATCAGTAACCTATGCTGAACCAAGTACACAGATGACAAATGAAAAGAAAAAGTTTTCTTGGGATAACGCTACAGTGTATTTTGCGCTTACAGATAGATTCAATAACGGAGATACAAGTAATGACCATTCATATGGCCGTGGATTAGATAAGAATGGAAATGTTCAAGCTGGTTATGCAGGTGGGCCAGGGGCTTTTCAAGGCGGAGATTTAAAAGGTTTAACTGCAAAGCTTAAAGAAGGCTATTTTACTAAGTTAGGTGTTAATGCTATTTGGATTACAGCACCATATGAACAGATTCATGGGTTTACTTCTGGAAACGATTCCGGTGGTCAAGCACAAAGCAATGGTAAGGGTTTTCCTTATTATGGATACCATGGATATTGGGCATTGGATTATAGTAATGTAGATGCTAACATGGGAACAGCACAAGATTTAAAAGAATTTGTTGATACAGCTCATTCACAAGGGGTTCGTGTAGTAATGGACATTGTTTTAAATCATGTAGGCTATGCTACAATGAAAGACGTCAGTGAATATGGCTGTGGAGGTCTAGCTGCAGGTTGGGAAAATTATTATTATGGACCAATAGCAAATCTTGTAGGAGGAGCTGTGGAGGCAACAACATACTATAATACATCAGATCCAAAGTGGGCAACTAAATGGTGGGGACCTGATTTTGTAAGATCTTCCGCAGGATATGCAGGATATCCAAAAGCATCGGAAGGAGCAGGCTGGACAGATTGTCTTGCAGGTTTGCCAGATATTAAAACTGAAAGTACTACGGAAGTTGGATTGCCACCATTATTAGAAACAAAGTGGAAAAGAGAAGGTAGATACGATAAGGAAATGGCAAGTCTAGACGCTTTCTTTAAGAATAGAAACTTAAAAAGGACACCAAGAAATTATGTAATAAAGTGGTTGACAGATTATATTAGAGAGTATGGAATTGATGGATTTAGATGTGATACTGCTAATGAAGTAGACTTTGACTCTTGGGCAGCATTAAATAGAGAAGCAAAGGTAGCTTTTGAAGAATACAAAGCTAAAAATCCAGATAAGGTTCTTGACAAAGATGCTCAATTTTGGACAGTAGGAGAATCTTGGGGACATGGAGTCAATAAGAGTGCCTTCTATACTTCAGGTGGATTTGATGCAATGCTTAACTTTGGTTTTAAAGGTATAAATCTATCTAATATGCAATCTGTATATAGGGATTTAAGTAAAGTAAATAATGATGATAGCTTTAATGTATTAAGCTATATATCTTCACATGATGATGGCTTATACAATAGAGATAACTTAATTAATGGAGGAACAGCCTTATTGCTAGCACCGGGAGCAGTTCAAATATTCTATGGAGATGAAACAGCAAGATCTCTTGGCTGGACAGATAGATTTACAAGTGATTATAAGGATCAAACTTATAGAACATTTATGAATTGGAGTGACCTTAATGATCCAAATAGTAAGGCTTCAGTAACTCTTTCTCATTGGCAAAAGGTTGGACAATTTAGAAACAACCATTTAGCTGTAGGAGCTGGTAAGAATATAGATTTAGCTGCAAGTCCATACACATTTGGAAGAATATATAACAAAAATGGAGTATCAGATAGAGTTGTATGTGCGGTTGGAGCATCAGGAGTTACTGATGTAAATGTATCAGGAGTATTCAACGATGGTGCTAAAGTAAGAGATGCATATACAGGAGCTATGGCTACAGTTACAAATGGAAAAGCAACCTTTACTGCAGACAAAAATGGGGTTATATTAATTGAAAAAGGTGATAATTCACCAGACGTTTCAATTGAACCAAATTCAACTAAATATTATACTGATACATTAAATCTAACTCTTTATGCAAGCAGTGGTGCTACAGGAACTTATAGCATTGATGGTGGTGCAGAAAAGTCATTTGTTAATGGTGATTCAATAACTATAGGACAAAATGTGTCTTATGGAACTGGAACAATTGTTACAATAAAAGCATCCAATTCAGATGGAACAGCAACTCAAACCTGCACTTATACAAAGATGAATCCTAATTTCGTATCTTATGTATATTTCAGAAAACCTCAAAATTATGGTACTCCAAAGGTATATATTTATAATGATGATGGAGGACAAGTTACGGAAGTAGCAAAATGGCCAGGTGTTGAAATGACATTAGCACATGATGATATATATACCTATACTTTACCAAAAGGATTTAGAAATGCTAAGGTTATATTTACTGATGGAAGGACTCAAATGCCAGGACAAGGACAACCAGGATTAAGTTTACCTGATGGTGATACAATGATATATGATAACGGAGTGTGGAAGCCATACGTTGATTTTATTCTTCCACAAGTATCTATTTCACAAGGAAGCTGTACTTTCTATGATTCATTGACATTAAAGTTAGGATGTAAGAATGCAACAACAGCAACTTACTCAATTAACGGAGCAGATCCAGTAGTTTATAGTGATGGAGATCCACTTGTAATAGGAAAGAATATTGCTATAAATGCACAGGTAACTGTTACTTTAAGAGCAAGTGATGGAAGAAATATGGATACAGAAACTTATACCTACACAAAAATTGCTACACCACTTCCAAAGATTTCTAAGGCATATTGCAAGAGACCTCAGGGTTGGGGAACAAATATGCGTGTTTATATTTATAATGATACTGTAAGTCCTATAAAGGAAATATCAAAATGGCCAGGGGTGGCAATGAAGTCAGAAGGAAATGATTTATATAGCTACGAATTGCCAGCTGATTGGGGAGATGCTAAGGTTATATTTACTGATGGCAAGAACCAGACACCAGGAGCAGGTAAGGCAGGATTGTTATTGCCAACTGGTAGTGCTATGATATATGATAATGGTAATTGGCAGCCATATAAATAG
- the cdr gene encoding CoA-disulfide reductase has translation MNKKIVIVGGVAGGASTAARLRRLNEDAEIVMFEKGEYISFANCGLPYYIGEVINEREKLIVQTVEQMSAKFNLDIRTLSEVIKIDKENKTVVVKNHKTGELYKENYDVLVLSPGATPIEPQIPGILFCDNLFTLRNIPDTDKIKDFVDTQKPRRAAIIGGGFIGLEMAENLHERGINITLIEASKQVMAPLDIEMASIIHEHLVDKGVELILNDGVNSFDNAGKTIILNSGKEIATDLIILSIGVKPETTIAKEAGITLNERGAIVVDKHMKTSDPDIYALGDAVEILDFVNKKPTMIPLAWPANRQGRIVADNISGRNIEYKGTLGSSVAKVFDYTVATTGSNEKLLKKLAIDYKVVHIHPGSHAGYYPGSFPIAIKMLFHPNTGRIFGAQAVGMDGVEKRIDVIATAIKGNLTVFDLQDIETCYAPPYNSAKDPVNMLGYYASNIIEGIETTIQWDEVEQLDKETSVILDVREDFELSTGTFDNFIHIPLGQLRNRLSELPKDKHIYTTCQVGLRGYVACRLLEQRGFKCSNIDGGLKTYLYVKRANQNINNPNSNENDKEKEVAAMQLDDLDITEINAKVTLNACGLQCPGPIKRVFEEVQKMNNGDILEVKASDPGFSKDIGSWCNSTGNTLMKAEFNNKEKAFVAYIKKGNTETSVSQTSSTTAVTKDGATIVVFSGDLDKAIASFIIATGAASMGKKVTLFFTFWGLNILKNKNKPKVIKDTMEKMFDVMLPSHPGKLRLSQMNMMGMGPVMIKKIMKKHNVDTLETLIKNAIDMGVKVVACSMSMDLMGIKKEEFIDGVEVGGVASYLGAADQAGLNLFI, from the coding sequence ATGAATAAGAAAATTGTTATTGTTGGTGGCGTTGCTGGTGGTGCCTCTACTGCCGCAAGACTTAGAAGATTAAATGAAGATGCAGAAATAGTTATGTTTGAGAAAGGTGAATATATATCTTTTGCAAACTGCGGCCTTCCATATTATATTGGAGAAGTTATTAACGAAAGAGAAAAATTAATAGTGCAAACTGTTGAACAAATGAGTGCCAAATTTAACTTAGATATAAGAACTTTAAGTGAAGTAATAAAGATAGATAAAGAAAATAAAACTGTAGTAGTCAAAAATCATAAAACTGGAGAGCTTTATAAAGAAAATTATGATGTATTGGTTTTATCTCCAGGTGCTACTCCAATTGAACCACAAATCCCAGGTATTTTATTCTGTGACAACTTATTTACTCTTAGAAATATACCTGATACTGATAAAATCAAAGATTTTGTAGATACTCAGAAACCTAGAAGAGCTGCAATCATAGGTGGTGGTTTTATAGGTCTTGAAATGGCTGAAAACCTTCATGAAAGAGGAATTAATATTACCTTAATTGAAGCAAGCAAACAAGTAATGGCTCCTCTTGATATAGAGATGGCAAGCATTATCCATGAACACTTAGTTGACAAAGGTGTAGAGCTTATATTAAATGATGGAGTTAATTCCTTTGATAATGCTGGCAAAACCATTATATTAAACAGTGGAAAAGAGATTGCTACTGACTTAATTATATTGAGCATTGGTGTTAAGCCTGAAACCACCATTGCCAAAGAAGCAGGCATAACCTTAAACGAGCGTGGAGCTATTGTAGTTGATAAGCATATGAAAACCTCTGATCCTGACATATATGCCTTAGGAGATGCTGTAGAAATACTTGATTTCGTAAATAAGAAACCTACAATGATTCCACTAGCTTGGCCTGCAAACAGACAAGGAAGAATAGTTGCAGATAATATCTCCGGTAGAAATATAGAATATAAGGGCACCTTAGGATCATCAGTTGCCAAGGTATTTGATTATACTGTTGCAACCACTGGTAGCAATGAAAAACTATTAAAGAAATTAGCAATAGATTATAAAGTTGTTCATATCCATCCTGGTTCTCATGCTGGATACTATCCTGGCTCATTTCCAATAGCTATAAAAATGTTGTTCCATCCTAACACAGGAAGAATATTTGGAGCTCAAGCAGTTGGTATGGATGGAGTTGAAAAGCGTATAGATGTTATTGCAACAGCAATTAAGGGCAATCTTACAGTTTTTGATTTGCAAGATATAGAAACCTGTTATGCTCCACCATATAATTCAGCCAAAGATCCTGTTAATATGCTTGGATATTATGCTTCCAATATAATTGAAGGTATTGAAACCACAATTCAATGGGACGAAGTTGAGCAATTAGACAAAGAAACTTCAGTAATTTTAGATGTCCGTGAAGATTTTGAATTAAGCACTGGAACCTTTGATAATTTCATTCATATTCCCTTAGGACAGTTAAGAAATAGATTAAGTGAGCTACCAAAAGATAAGCATATCTACACTACCTGCCAAGTTGGGTTAAGAGGCTATGTAGCATGTAGATTGTTAGAACAACGTGGATTTAAATGCAGTAACATAGATGGTGGATTAAAAACCTACCTTTATGTAAAAAGAGCTAACCAAAACATTAACAACCCAAATAGTAATGAAAATGATAAGGAAAAAGAGGTAGCAGCTATGCAATTAGATGATTTAGATATAACTGAAATAAATGCTAAAGTAACCTTAAATGCTTGTGGTCTTCAATGTCCCGGCCCAATAAAAAGAGTATTTGAAGAAGTCCAAAAAATGAATAATGGCGACATTCTAGAGGTAAAAGCCAGTGATCCTGGTTTCAGTAAAGACATTGGTTCTTGGTGCAATTCAACTGGCAATACTTTAATGAAAGCTGAATTTAATAATAAAGAAAAAGCTTTCGTTGCATATATAAAGAAAGGAAATACTGAAACTTCAGTTTCTCAAACTTCATCTACAACAGCCGTAACTAAAGATGGAGCCACCATAGTAGTTTTTAGTGGAGACCTAGATAAAGCTATCGCTTCCTTCATAATAGCAACAGGTGCAGCTTCTATGGGTAAAAAGGTTACCTTATTCTTTACCTTCTGGGGACTTAATATATTGAAAAATAAGAATAAGCCTAAAGTAATTAAGGATACTATGGAAAAGATGTTTGACGTTATGTTACCTAGTCATCCTGGAAAGTTAAGACTATCTCAGATGAACATGATGGGAATGGGTCCTGTAATGATAAAAAAAATTATGAAAAAGCATAATGTTGACACTCTTGAAACATTGATTAAAAATGCAATTGATATGGGAGTTAAGGTAGTTGCATGCTCAATGAGTATGGATTTAATGGGCATCAAGAAAGAAGAATTTATTGATGGAGTAGAAGTTGGTGGTGTTGCATCTTACTTAGGAGCAGCAGATCAAGCTGGATTAAATTTATTTATATAA
- a CDS encoding LemA family protein: MRKSVKIGIIVAVVLVLLFIPISGYNNLVSLEQNVNAASSNIDTQLQRRSDLIPNLVNTVKGYAAQEKTIFTDIANARSKLAGASTTTAKANADAELSGALSRLLVVVERYPDLKSNENFRDLSVQLEGTENRIAVARQDYNTAANYYNTKRRTFPNNIIASIFSFPEKSLYKASEGAQNVPSVDFTK, encoded by the coding sequence ATGAGAAAAAGTGTAAAAATAGGTATAATTGTAGCTGTAGTGTTAGTCTTACTATTTATTCCTATTAGTGGCTACAATAATTTGGTTTCTCTTGAGCAGAATGTTAATGCTGCCTCATCTAATATCGATACTCAATTACAAAGAAGATCAGACTTAATTCCAAACCTAGTTAACACAGTTAAAGGATATGCAGCTCAAGAAAAGACCATATTCACAGACATAGCCAATGCTAGAAGCAAACTAGCTGGTGCTTCCACTACAACTGCCAAAGCCAACGCTGATGCTGAGCTTTCTGGAGCCTTATCTAGATTATTAGTTGTTGTTGAGAGATATCCTGACTTAAAATCTAATGAAAATTTTAGGGACTTATCTGTTCAATTAGAAGGAACAGAAAATAGAATTGCAGTAGCCAGACAAGATTATAATACTGCTGCAAATTATTATAATACTAAAAGAAGAACATTCCCTAATAACATAATAGCTTCCATATTTAGTTTTCCTGAAAAATCACTTTATAAGGCTAGCGAGGGAGCTCAAAATGTTCCTTCTGTAGATTTTACTAAGTGA